A single Nicotiana tabacum cultivar K326 chromosome 5, ASM71507v2, whole genome shotgun sequence DNA region contains:
- the LOC107777499 gene encoding UDP-glycosyltransferase TURAN — protein sequence MSGENGGRIRRSGRAAVVVLGDIGRSPRMQYHALSLARQAHLEVDIVAYGGSDPHSAVKEHKSVHIHEMTQWPSNPRSLPKILRPLLLIFKPLVQFLMLLWYLCVKIPAPDVFIVQNPPSVPTLVAVKLASWIRRSAFIIDWHNFGYTLLALSLGRNSRFVALYHWIEKHFGKVANGSLCVTKAMQHELAQNWGISATVLYDQPPEFFRLASLEEKHKLFCRIDKSLRTPYSLQDCLSNEVLTTDNDNPNVTLFTTQTGSDISLKWNRPALIVSSTSWTPDEDFSILLEAALMYDRRVSALLNEDDLKREEVLWQEIKGGKQYPRLLFIITGKGPEKEKYEQKIAKLNLKRVAFRTMWLAPEDYPLLLGSADLGVCLHTSSSGLDLPMKVVDMFGCGLPVCAVSYSCINELVEVDKNGLLFSSSSELADQFLMLFKGFPGECDELKSLRQGVLASRSSVNWATEWEENAKPLISRVIFENSS from the exons GCTCATCTAGAGGTCGACATTGTTGCATATGGAG GTTCGGACCCTCATTCTGCTGTAAAAGAGCATAAGTCTGTTCACATCCATGAAATG ACACAATGGCCATCAAATCCTAGAAGCTTGCCAAAGATACTCCGTCCTTTATTGCTCATATTTAAGCCATTGGTCCAGTTTCTTATGCTTCTATGGTACTTGTGTGTTAAAATTCCGGCACCTGATGTTTTCATAGTTCAG AATCCACCTTCTGTTCCTACACTGGTTGCTGTAAAATTGGCCAGCTGGATTAGACGTTCCGCATTCATTATAGATTGGCATAACTTCGGATATACTCTTCTAGCATTGTCTCTCGGGAGAAATAGTCGGTTTGTGGCTCTGTATCATTG GATTGAGAAGCATTTTGGGAAAGTGGCTAATGGTTCCTTGTGTGTGACGAAGGCAATGCAACATGAATTGGCTCAAAACTGGGGAATTAG TGCCACTGTTCTGTATGATCAGCCTCCTGAATTTTTCCGACTTGCTTCTTTGGAGGAGAAGCACAAG TTGTTTTGTAGGATTGATAAGAGTCTGAGAACGCCTTACAGCCTTCAAGACTGTCTTAGCAATG AGGTACTAACAACAGACAATGACAATCCTAATGTAACTCTATTTACAACTCAGACTGGCTCAGATATTTCCTTGAAGTGGAACAGACCAGCGCTCATCGTAAGCAGTACTAGCTG GACACCGGATGAAGATTTTAGCATTCTCCTAGAGGCAGCACTAATGTATGATAGAAGGGTTTCTGCATTACTGAACGAGGATGACCTAAAGAGGGAGGAAGTTCTCTGGCAGGAAATCAAGGGTGGGAAGCAATACCCTAGGTTATTATTTATAATTACAG GCAAAGGgcctgaaaaggaaaaatatgaaCAGAAGATAGCAAAACTCAACCTTAAACGTGTAGCATTTCGTACTATGTGGTTGGCGCCAGAGGATTACCCATTGCTTCTTG GATCAGCAGACCTTGGTGTTTGCTTGCATACTTCCTCTTCGGGTTTGGATCTTCCAATGAAG GTTGTGGATATGTTTGGCTGTGGACTACCTGTCTGTGCTGTTTCCTACTCTTG TATCAACGAGCTGGTCGAAGTTGACAAGAACGGCCTACTCTTCTCTTCATCATCGGAACTGGCTGATCAATTTTTG ATGCTGTTTAAGGGATTCCCAGGTGAATGTGATGAGTTGAAGTCTCTGAGACAGGGAGTATTGGCAAGCAGATCTTCTGTTAATTGGGCTACAGAATGGGAAGAAAATGCCAAACCCTTAATATCCAGG GTTATCTTTGAGAATTCGAGCtga